A region of Streptomyces deccanensis DNA encodes the following proteins:
- a CDS encoding PP2C family protein-serine/threonine phosphatase, whose product MREPHIDYAEVFRALPGMVALLTPDLVYVDANDDFLRLAGRSREQLLGRYIFDVFPENPNEPAAAGMRETEASMLRTVATGERDTMALLRYDIEDPQRPGLWQEHYWSPVNAPVLGPDGKVALIVHRVEEVTELIRARSRAGGDAPRGPGGSASDGPGGPGGSGEDSRARVLEAELYTRARELQEVNERLRTAHAHEREVALALQAAMLPPPGPTGSHDVAVRYRPAIGALNVCGDWYDLVGLDGEGLAVAVGDVVGHGLAAACAMGQLRSALSGATRVADGPAQALEALDRYARSVDGAESTTVVTTFIDWDDRTITYSCAGHPPPALVHPDGTVTFLDGATDPPLAARPRQMPRPQARAPFVEDSTLVLYTDGLIERRTESIDTGLERLAASLAHHREHDPETLADALLADLLPPTGNTDDTALIVLRL is encoded by the coding sequence ATGAGGGAACCGCATATCGACTATGCGGAGGTCTTCCGGGCCCTGCCCGGCATGGTGGCGCTGCTGACGCCCGATCTGGTGTACGTCGACGCCAACGACGACTTCCTTCGGCTGGCCGGACGCAGCCGCGAACAGCTGCTCGGGCGCTACATCTTCGACGTCTTCCCCGAGAACCCGAACGAACCGGCAGCGGCCGGCATGCGGGAGACTGAGGCGTCGATGCTGCGCACCGTGGCCACCGGTGAACGCGACACGATGGCGCTCCTCCGCTACGACATCGAGGACCCGCAGCGGCCCGGCCTCTGGCAGGAGCACTACTGGAGCCCGGTCAACGCCCCCGTCCTGGGCCCCGACGGCAAGGTGGCCCTGATCGTGCACCGGGTCGAGGAGGTCACCGAACTCATCCGCGCCCGAAGCCGGGCCGGCGGGGACGCCCCGAGGGGTCCGGGCGGTTCGGCGTCGGACGGTCCAGGTGGTCCGGGCGGTTCGGGTGAGGACAGTCGGGCCCGGGTGCTGGAGGCCGAGCTCTACACGCGCGCCCGGGAACTGCAGGAGGTCAACGAACGGCTGCGCACGGCGCACGCCCATGAGCGCGAGGTGGCCCTGGCGCTGCAGGCGGCGATGCTGCCCCCGCCCGGCCCCACCGGGTCGCACGACGTGGCCGTGCGCTATCGGCCGGCCATCGGCGCGCTGAACGTGTGCGGCGACTGGTACGACCTGGTCGGGCTGGACGGCGAGGGCCTGGCGGTGGCCGTCGGCGACGTCGTCGGCCACGGCCTGGCGGCCGCCTGCGCCATGGGCCAGTTGCGCAGCGCCCTGAGCGGGGCCACGCGCGTCGCCGACGGTCCGGCCCAGGCCCTGGAGGCCCTCGACCGCTACGCCCGCTCCGTCGACGGGGCCGAGTCGACCACGGTCGTGACGACCTTCATCGACTGGGACGACCGCACCATCACCTACAGCTGCGCGGGCCACCCGCCGCCCGCGCTGGTGCACCCCGACGGCACCGTCACCTTCCTCGACGGCGCCACCGACCCACCGCTCGCCGCCCGGCCCCGTCAGATGCCGCGGCCCCAGGCCCGCGCGCCCTTCGTCGAGGACTCCACCCTGGTCCTGTACACGGACGGGCTGATCGAGCGCCGTACCGAGAGCATCGACACCGGTCTGGAACGTCTCGCCGCTTCCCTGGCCCACCACCGCGAGCACGACCCCGAGACCCTGGCCGACGCCCTGCTGGCCGATCTGCTGCCGCCGACCGGCAACACCGACGACACCGCGCTGATCGTCCTGCGGCTCTGA